A region of Bacteroidota bacterium DNA encodes the following proteins:
- a CDS encoding proprotein convertase P-domain-containing protein — protein MENVVDARYGLRSHVLGCCLLLLLSLLLWNPTRGQNFYSYGGTIPNNTTNNFFTKTVSGVGSLTGANKLARVCLSITQPVAGDIDVYLTSPAGTTVMLSTDNGGSSGNDYHTGICFSECGPSGSISGANDFLGVYTPEQSMAAFNNGQNANGVWTLRVDDDAATGASGTLNYWSLDFGTTTMPTSPTGQTCGSAYPLTNLPYTHTCHTLAGSVNNYTNGACNNHMDGSEYVFAYTPTTTDEYLSMDIAQDFGAPSGFPTINLLDTCPNFAQPVNCIATEIQFSSTENILHITSQPLTLGKHYYIVVSSTSGEGGDYDVRIAMGRNGNSNCLNATNINSEGEYAGNNYAAPGGNTQAPGTGEMTCNGSIDNFIFYTFTTDNSGNTVHASITDIACNLSCGGSCGVQVALFAAPVGGACLGSGTWGAPVFCGTSTLTNAYYSWSGLLPNTQYYLMVDGTAGSQCVWNLRLQDGISTVFLPVDFREISVVNEGSNDIVTWKTAQEVNVDYFEVEHAMEMPDFQSIGRVRTAGSPQSEASYSFSHPNVAPGWHYYRIKNVDFNGEFSYSEVAKVWIAQNGDFYELFPNPAQSMLNLRFVAEGNRTVSLQGLSGNTIRQFELTGDGSLAAMPIDVADLQAGVYFLKIQSPNGETKVLKFVKL, from the coding sequence ATGGAAAATGTCGTTGACGCCCGTTATGGTCTTCGTTCCCATGTGTTGGGATGCTGTTTGCTTTTGCTGCTTTCGCTTTTGCTTTGGAATCCGACAAGGGGCCAGAATTTCTATTCCTACGGCGGAACCATCCCCAACAACACGACCAACAATTTCTTCACGAAGACGGTGTCCGGCGTGGGCAGTTTGACGGGAGCCAACAAGCTCGCCAGGGTCTGTTTGTCCATTACCCAGCCCGTAGCCGGCGACATTGATGTCTATTTGACCAGCCCCGCAGGCACAACGGTGATGCTCTCGACCGACAATGGTGGCAGTTCGGGCAACGACTACCATACCGGCATTTGCTTCAGCGAATGTGGTCCGAGCGGGTCCATCAGCGGTGCCAATGACTTTCTGGGCGTTTATACCCCCGAGCAATCGATGGCAGCCTTCAACAATGGTCAGAATGCAAACGGCGTCTGGACCCTGCGCGTTGACGACGATGCAGCAACGGGTGCGAGTGGCACACTCAATTACTGGTCCTTGGATTTTGGCACCACGACGATGCCGACTTCGCCCACCGGGCAGACCTGTGGATCGGCCTATCCCCTTACCAATTTGCCCTATACACATACATGCCATACGCTCGCCGGTTCGGTCAATAACTACACCAACGGTGCCTGCAACAACCATATGGATGGCTCCGAATACGTGTTCGCCTACACCCCGACGACGACCGACGAATACTTGAGCATGGACATCGCGCAGGATTTTGGGGCTCCGTCGGGCTTCCCGACCATCAATCTGCTGGATACCTGCCCCAATTTTGCGCAGCCGGTCAATTGTATCGCCACTGAAATTCAATTCTCCAGCACAGAAAACATCTTGCATATCACTTCGCAGCCCCTCACACTTGGCAAACACTATTATATCGTGGTTTCTTCGACGTCGGGCGAAGGCGGCGACTATGATGTGCGCATTGCCATGGGCCGCAACGGCAACAGCAATTGCTTGAATGCCACCAATATCAATTCCGAGGGCGAATATGCCGGCAACAACTATGCGGCACCCGGCGGCAATACGCAGGCACCCGGCACGGGCGAAATGACCTGCAACGGTTCGATCGACAATTTCATTTTTTACACCTTCACCACCGACAATTCCGGCAATACGGTCCATGCAAGCATCACCGACATTGCTTGCAACCTCTCTTGTGGCGGTTCTTGCGGCGTGCAAGTTGCCTTGTTTGCTGCCCCGGTCGGTGGAGCTTGCCTCGGCAGCGGCACTTGGGGCGCCCCGGTTTTCTGCGGTACCTCCACATTGACCAATGCCTACTATTCCTGGTCAGGTCTGTTGCCCAATACCCAGTATTATTTGATGGTCGACGGAACCGCGGGTTCGCAATGCGTGTGGAACCTGCGCCTGCAAGACGGCATCAGCACGGTATTCCTGCCGGTCGATTTTCGCGAAATTTCCGTGGTCAATGAAGGCAGCAACGACATCGTCACATGGAAAACCGCTCAAGAAGTCAATGTCGATTATTTTGAGGTCGAACATGCCATGGAAATGCCCGATTTTCAGTCTATTGGAAGGGTTCGGACGGCAGGCAGCCCACAATCGGAGGCTTCCTATTCGTTTTCTCACCCGAATGTGGCGCCGGGTTGGCATTACTACCGCATCAAAAATGTCGATTTCAACGGTGAGTTTTCCTATTCGGAGGTTGCCAAAGTTTGGATTGCGCAGAATGGTGATTTCTACGAATTGTTTCCGAATCCTGCGCAGTCCATGCTGAACCTCAGGTTTGTCGCCGAAGGAAATCGTACCGTGAGTCTGCAGGGATTGAGCGGAAATACGATTCGCCAATTCGAATTGACGGGCGATGGCAGCCTCGCAGCCATGCCGATCGACGTTGCCGACTTGCAGGCAGGCGTTTATTTTCTGAAAATCCAGTCTCCGAATGGTGAAACCAAGGTTTTGAAGTTCGTGAAGCTTTGA
- a CDS encoding T9SS type A sorting domain-containing protein, protein MAIASVTLDWSDVAGATGYEWQYTTDPAFLTGIVSGNVTASTVNIGPLSNGTTYYWRVRATNGAGNSVYTTAWSFTTIVAIPAIPVHISPSDGATNVAIASVTLDWSDVAGATGYDWEYATDANFLTGLNSGSVTASTVNIGPLTNGTTYFWRVRATNVAGNSAYTAAWSFTTEELVAADPRVEMELQLWPNPATTEVRLSTAASYELEINIFDTNGKMIHSGHWSSGNGTWSHDVSNWSTGNYILKVIGSEESQSLRFSILR, encoded by the coding sequence GTGGCGATCGCCTCGGTGACCTTGGATTGGAGCGATGTTGCGGGTGCGACAGGATATGAATGGCAATACACCACCGACCCCGCCTTCTTGACAGGGATTGTAAGTGGCAACGTGACAGCAAGTACCGTAAACATTGGTCCGCTGTCGAATGGCACCACATACTACTGGCGCGTCCGTGCAACGAATGGTGCTGGCAATTCGGTGTACACGACTGCTTGGAGCTTCACAACCATCGTTGCGATTCCAGCAATCCCTGTCCACATCAGCCCATCGGATGGCGCGACCAACGTGGCGATTGCCTCGGTGACCTTGGATTGGAGCGATGTTGCAGGCGCGACAGGCTATGATTGGGAATATGCAACGGATGCGAACTTCCTCACAGGTCTCAACAGCGGCAGCGTGACGGCAAGTACCGTGAACATTGGTCCGCTGACGAATGGCACCACATACTTCTGGCGCGTCCGTGCCACGAATGTGGCTGGAAATTCGGCCTATACCGCGGCTTGGAGCTTTACGACCGAGGAATTGGTGGCCGCCGATCCTAGGGTTGAGATGGAACTCCAACTCTGGCCCAATCCGGCGACCACCGAAGTCCGCCTATCCACGGCTGCATCGTACGAATTGGAGATCAACATCTTCGATACAAATGGAAAGATGATCCATAGCGGCCACTGGAGCAGCGGAAACGGAACATGGAGCCATGACGTTTCGAATTGGTCCACTGGAAACTACATCCTCAAAGTCATTGGATCCGAGGAATCCCAATCTTTGAGGTTCAGCATCCTACGCTGA